A DNA window from Arachis hypogaea cultivar Tifrunner chromosome 18, arahy.Tifrunner.gnm2.J5K5, whole genome shotgun sequence contains the following coding sequences:
- the LOC112773152 gene encoding uncharacterized protein isoform X2 has translation MKKTSPYISFFLVLFFVFFAFCFSSLAFGQATLPQDEVEALNDIAKTLGKENLFSEEKDVCSSSEEEQSGSSCMMLKGNQTTVVICNCSYADSTLCHVTSLCVKRQSLPGQLPPELVRLPYLQQIDLTYNLLNGTIPKEWGRMTNLTFISLGGNRITGSIPKEIANISTLQVFVVEFNQMSGKLPPELGNLSQLQRLQINSNNFTGELPATLAKLTSLQIVQLADNQFSGKIPDFIQSWTNLQQLVIQGSGLSGPIPSGISVLEHLNDLRISDLNGDENSSFPQLKNMSMKNLILKSCNINGTLPTYLGSMTSLQTLDLSFNKLTGPIPPQYESLITRLVAYMYFLAEIEGAEQKSDSG, from the exons ATGAAGAAAACTTCACCATACATTTCCTTCTTCCTAGTACTCTTCTTTGTCTTCTTTGCCTTTTGCTTTTCCTCTTTGGCTTTTGGACAGGCCACTTTGCCCCAAGATGAAG TGGAAGCTCTGAACGACATAGCTAAGACGCTTGGAAAGGAGAATTTGTTTTCTGAAGAAAAAGATGTATGCAGTAGTAGTGAAGAAGAACAAAGTGGGAGCTCGTGCATGATGTTGAAGGGTAATCAAACTACTGTTGTCATCTGCAACTGCTCCTATGCCGATTCCACTCTCTGCCATGTCACTAGCTT ATGTGTGAAACGACAAAGTCTCCCAGGTCAACTCCCACCAGAACTTGTGAGGTTGCCTTACCTTCAACAAAT CGATCTTACATACAACCTCCTGAATGGAACTATTCCAAAAGAATGGGGCCGAATGACGAATCTTACCTTcat ATCCTTAGGGGGAAATCGAATAACGGGTTCAATTCCAAAAGAGATAGCAAACATTTCCACACTCCAAGTTTT TGTTGTTGAGTTCAATCAAATGTCTGGAAAGCTTCCTCCTGAGCTTGGGAATCTCTCACAACTTCAAAGACT GCAAATTAACTCAAACAATTTTACCGGAGAGCTTCCTGCAACACTTGCCAAGCTCACTTCATTGCAGATTGT TCAACTTGCCGACAATCAATTTTCGGGGAAGATACCTGATTTTATTCAAAGTTGGACAAATCTTCAGCAACT agTAATTCAAGGGAGTGGGCTTAGTGGGCCAATTCCTTCCGGGATTTCAGTTTTGGAACACTTAAATGACTT GAGAATAAGTGATCTGAATGGAGATGAAAATTCATCTTTTCCTCAACTTAAAAATATGTCAATGAAAAATCT GATTTTGAAGAGTTGCAATATTAATGGAACACTGCCTACATATCTTGGGAGCATGACAAGTTTACAAACCTT AGACCTCAGCTTCAACAAATTAACTGGACCAATTCCACCTCAATATGAGAGCCTTATCACCCGATTAGTGGCATACAT
- the LOC112773152 gene encoding uncharacterized protein isoform X3 has product MKKTSPYISFFLVLFFVFFAFCFSSLAFGQATLPQDEVEALNDIAKTLGKENLFSEEKDVCSSSEEEQSGSSCMMLKGNQTTVVICNCSYADSTLCHVTSLCVKRQSLPGQLPPELVRLPYLQQIDLTYNLLNGTIPKEWGRMTNLTFISLGGNRITGSIPKEIANISTLQVFVVEFNQMSGKLPPELGNLSQLQRLQINSNNFTGELPATLAKLTSLQIVQLADNQFSGKIPDFIQSWTNLQQLVIQGSGLSGPIPSGISVLEHLNDLRISDLNGDENSSFPQLKNMSMKNLILKSCNINGTLPTYLGSMTSLQTLDLSFNKLTGPIPPQYESLITRLVAYM; this is encoded by the exons ATGAAGAAAACTTCACCATACATTTCCTTCTTCCTAGTACTCTTCTTTGTCTTCTTTGCCTTTTGCTTTTCCTCTTTGGCTTTTGGACAGGCCACTTTGCCCCAAGATGAAG TGGAAGCTCTGAACGACATAGCTAAGACGCTTGGAAAGGAGAATTTGTTTTCTGAAGAAAAAGATGTATGCAGTAGTAGTGAAGAAGAACAAAGTGGGAGCTCGTGCATGATGTTGAAGGGTAATCAAACTACTGTTGTCATCTGCAACTGCTCCTATGCCGATTCCACTCTCTGCCATGTCACTAGCTT ATGTGTGAAACGACAAAGTCTCCCAGGTCAACTCCCACCAGAACTTGTGAGGTTGCCTTACCTTCAACAAAT CGATCTTACATACAACCTCCTGAATGGAACTATTCCAAAAGAATGGGGCCGAATGACGAATCTTACCTTcat ATCCTTAGGGGGAAATCGAATAACGGGTTCAATTCCAAAAGAGATAGCAAACATTTCCACACTCCAAGTTTT TGTTGTTGAGTTCAATCAAATGTCTGGAAAGCTTCCTCCTGAGCTTGGGAATCTCTCACAACTTCAAAGACT GCAAATTAACTCAAACAATTTTACCGGAGAGCTTCCTGCAACACTTGCCAAGCTCACTTCATTGCAGATTGT TCAACTTGCCGACAATCAATTTTCGGGGAAGATACCTGATTTTATTCAAAGTTGGACAAATCTTCAGCAACT agTAATTCAAGGGAGTGGGCTTAGTGGGCCAATTCCTTCCGGGATTTCAGTTTTGGAACACTTAAATGACTT GAGAATAAGTGATCTGAATGGAGATGAAAATTCATCTTTTCCTCAACTTAAAAATATGTCAATGAAAAATCT GATTTTGAAGAGTTGCAATATTAATGGAACACTGCCTACATATCTTGGGAGCATGACAAGTTTACAAACCTT AGACCTCAGCTTCAACAAATTAACTGGACCAATTCCACCTCAATATGAGAGCCTTATCACCCGATTAGTGGCATACAT
- the LOC112773152 gene encoding uncharacterized protein isoform X1, producing MKKTSPYISFFLVLFFVFFAFCFSSLAFGQATLPQDEVEALNDIAKTLGKENLFSEEKDVCSSSEEEQSGSSCMMLKGNQTTVVICNCSYADSTLCHVTSLCVKRQSLPGQLPPELVRLPYLQQIDLTYNLLNGTIPKEWGRMTNLTFISLGGNRITGSIPKEIANISTLQVFVVEFNQMSGKLPPELGNLSQLQRLQINSNNFTGELPATLAKLTSLQIVQLADNQFSGKIPDFIQSWTNLQQLVIQGSGLSGPIPSGISVLEHLNDLRISDLNGDENSSFPQLKNMSMKNLILKSCNINGTLPTYLGSMTSLQTLDLSFNKLTGPIPPQYESLITRLVAYMRQRLDQGNEGKACKNGELMKK from the exons ATGAAGAAAACTTCACCATACATTTCCTTCTTCCTAGTACTCTTCTTTGTCTTCTTTGCCTTTTGCTTTTCCTCTTTGGCTTTTGGACAGGCCACTTTGCCCCAAGATGAAG TGGAAGCTCTGAACGACATAGCTAAGACGCTTGGAAAGGAGAATTTGTTTTCTGAAGAAAAAGATGTATGCAGTAGTAGTGAAGAAGAACAAAGTGGGAGCTCGTGCATGATGTTGAAGGGTAATCAAACTACTGTTGTCATCTGCAACTGCTCCTATGCCGATTCCACTCTCTGCCATGTCACTAGCTT ATGTGTGAAACGACAAAGTCTCCCAGGTCAACTCCCACCAGAACTTGTGAGGTTGCCTTACCTTCAACAAAT CGATCTTACATACAACCTCCTGAATGGAACTATTCCAAAAGAATGGGGCCGAATGACGAATCTTACCTTcat ATCCTTAGGGGGAAATCGAATAACGGGTTCAATTCCAAAAGAGATAGCAAACATTTCCACACTCCAAGTTTT TGTTGTTGAGTTCAATCAAATGTCTGGAAAGCTTCCTCCTGAGCTTGGGAATCTCTCACAACTTCAAAGACT GCAAATTAACTCAAACAATTTTACCGGAGAGCTTCCTGCAACACTTGCCAAGCTCACTTCATTGCAGATTGT TCAACTTGCCGACAATCAATTTTCGGGGAAGATACCTGATTTTATTCAAAGTTGGACAAATCTTCAGCAACT agTAATTCAAGGGAGTGGGCTTAGTGGGCCAATTCCTTCCGGGATTTCAGTTTTGGAACACTTAAATGACTT GAGAATAAGTGATCTGAATGGAGATGAAAATTCATCTTTTCCTCAACTTAAAAATATGTCAATGAAAAATCT GATTTTGAAGAGTTGCAATATTAATGGAACACTGCCTACATATCTTGGGAGCATGACAAGTTTACAAACCTT AGACCTCAGCTTCAACAAATTAACTGGACCAATTCCACCTCAATATGAGAGCCTTATCACCCGATTAGTGGCATACAT